The following DNA comes from Allobranchiibius huperziae.
GTGCTTCTGGAACTGGTCGTGCTGGGCGATCACGAAGACGTCGCTGGAGATCATCTTGAACCAGAAGCCGGAGTAGGGCAGCAGATCCGGCTGGTGGATGGCGACGATCACGGGCGGATGCTCCGCACGAGCGCGTACTGCTCGGCGTACCGCACCAGGCGCGCGTGCCCGAGCGCGACCGCCATCTCCTTCAGACCGGTCATCGCGTGCACCTCGTCCGGGATCTCCGTGGCGTACGCGCGGCAGGCCGCGACCTTCGCGTCGATGTGCTCCTCCTGGAGCGATTCGAAGACGTTCCAGCGCAACTCGGCCTGGTAGAGGTTGACGTCGTACGCCGCGATGTCGTAGACGAAGACCGACGGCGGGAAGAAGTGCGTGACACTCATGGAGGCCCGGCAGGCGCGCATGCCGGCCTCGTAGGCCGCGATGTGGTCCTGGTGCAGCGACGGGTAGGGCAGGTAGACCTCGTGCGGTCGATACGTCTCGAACACCTCGTCCAGGGCCTGCACCAGGGCCTGGGGATCCTCGCCGACATGTCCGTCGGGCAGGCCCAGCCGCACCGAATCCCGCACGCCCAGT
Coding sequences within:
- a CDS encoding PIG-L family deacetylase — encoded protein: MNLSAADGTVRPVRRIVVAPHMDDESLGCGGLLAKHPEDSLVVVVADSGDVRAKEHRAALAALGVRDSVRLGLPDGHVGEDPQALVQALDEVFETYRPHEVYLPYPSLHQDHIAAYEAGMRACRASMSVTHFFPPSVFVYDIAAYDVNLYQAELRWNVFESLQEEHIDAKVAACRAYATEIPDEVHAMTGLKEMAVALGHARLVRYAEQYALVRSIRP